Proteins encoded within one genomic window of Novosphingobium sp. EMRT-2:
- a CDS encoding phosphatase PAP2 family protein — protein MPATRHVLAAFAACLLAPCAPASAEPEATHYLDPSAFVPERLLPPPPAAGSARETRELDEVRRIIAAASPERLEQARWDGAHENASAFNAVVGRDLATLPQTAALLGIVTEETEGAVVVAKDHFARLRPYGADPALPHCGKKDATAAPRSYPSGHASIGYALAWTLVRLMPDRAPAILARADDYAMSRAVCGVHYLSDLEAGHVVGTLVAERLLADPRLAARIAAARTELSTH, from the coding sequence ATGCCAGCCACCAGGCACGTTCTGGCTGCTTTCGCGGCCTGTCTTCTTGCACCCTGCGCCCCCGCCAGCGCGGAACCGGAGGCGACGCATTACCTCGACCCATCGGCCTTCGTGCCCGAACGCCTGCTGCCCCCACCCCCGGCGGCGGGATCGGCGCGCGAGACGCGCGAACTGGACGAGGTGCGCCGGATCATCGCGGCGGCCAGCCCCGAACGGCTCGAACAGGCGCGCTGGGACGGCGCGCACGAAAACGCTTCCGCCTTTAACGCGGTGGTCGGCCGCGATCTCGCCACGCTGCCGCAAACGGCCGCACTGCTCGGCATCGTGACCGAGGAGACCGAGGGCGCGGTGGTCGTGGCGAAGGATCACTTCGCCCGCCTGCGCCCCTATGGCGCCGATCCGGCCCTGCCGCATTGCGGCAAGAAGGACGCGACAGCAGCGCCGCGATCCTATCCCAGCGGCCATGCCAGCATCGGCTATGCGCTGGCCTGGACGCTGGTGCGCCTGATGCCGGACCGCGCGCCCGCGATCCTTGCCCGTGCGGACGACTATGCGATGAGCCGCGCGGTCTGCGGCGTCCACTACCTGTCCGATCTCGAAGCCGGCCATGTCGTCGGCACGCTCGTCGCCGAACGTCTTCTGGCGGACCCCCGGCTTGCCGCGCGCATCGCCGCCGCACGCACCGAACTTTCCACGCACTGA